The Maylandia zebra isolate NMK-2024a linkage group LG4, Mzebra_GT3a, whole genome shotgun sequence genome segment tatttcacCAATCCATAAGTCCTGCTGTACAAAATTTAACTAAAGATTTACTGAAGAAAAACATCTATTCTCCTGGCAAATCATTTTTGCAAAACATTGAGTTACCCcacatttcttcttcttacttTGCTTCCAATGAAACAGACTTAAACTTTTCTGAaatggtcttgagcaatagttttgCAGACATAAAATAGCCAACAAAGTGAATCCATCAGCCAAAGGTTTGCAAGGTGTGCAATCTGTCCTTAAGAAGATTGACAAAAGGGGCACAAAAGAAGTGGCAGGTCTCAAAAATGACAACAGaagaacagtatctgaaagtaaTTTTTCTGAActaagaggggaaaaaattccagcaaagacctgacaggGCTAGAGTTGCATTTGGCTCTGCAGTTGATTcgtctactgttcactgaagcttcgtcagaaatggtctcaagAATCgctggctgtcaagaagccatttttgAGGAAGGGAAACTGGCAGAAAAAGCCTGGGGTTACACAACAACTGGACAGAAAggcagtggcaacaggtctgatggagtgatACCTGCACATTTGAAACGTTTGGTACATAGGTCTGGAGAGAggcacaacagtgagtgtctgcagGCATCTGTAGAAACTGGTGGCAACTGTAAGGATTTGACCTGCACTTCAGCCAGTGGTGTAGGGGATCATGTCAATATTGATGGATTTATAAAGCATtagtaccatctggaaagcatctgtcAACAACCTCAACATAACAATGATTTTGAATACAGTGCCCCCAAAAAAGCAcatctggatagaaaaacacaatagAATGCTGTCAGTCATGGATTTTTCTTCCCAGAGCCCAGGCCTCAACATagctgaagcagtgtgggcTTGTCTTGATGGAAAATGAGGGGTTACATCCATGCAAATAATATTACTGCAAATAATGTCAGAAATATTGAAAATATGGAAACACAATAGCCAGCACTGTTGAAAAGTTCAGTAAACTGTGTTTATTAATGGTTCTTTTCTTGTAGCAAGGGATTTAAAATGTCACAATATGTCTACAGCAACAAACATAGGGATATGAGAATTACAAGTAGCACTGCAAGTACGGCAAGTATTACAATCAGTAGCAGCTGCTGAAGTGAGAAACTGTGCTGTATTGGTACTAACACTATTATAAGGTTTGTATATAGACCGACGATGGAAGAATGACGCATACTACTGAATCTAGGTGTGCAAGTGAACTTATCTCAAAAGATAAAGACCATCCAAGAGTAAATGTTCTGCAtgtcaaataaataattataaaacaaaacagcttaTATTTTCTGTATACCTAGAATCTTAAATCAACTCTGCTACATTTGTGATTTGCATACATTTTGTACATCATTCCAATCTGTAAAACTAAGAGGCAATTAATGCTGTATAAATAGTACAACTGTTTATCATTGCAAATACACAGGGAATTCATGGGTGTCACTAATAGCTGCTCGTAAATATAGGTATTGGACCCTTGTCTTGGGTTTATCCTTCCTCCCTGCCCCTGAAACTGAGCCAGAGGACTGTTTTCAGACACGCATAAAATATGgataaaattaaatatattcaTCATCCTGAGTGAGGCTAACCTCAAAAACCACACTGGTTTCAATCACCCAAGCCATTCGAAATGGTAAAGGCAGCTGATATTAAATGCTTAGGAGGTGTATGCTTTTAGTGTGAGACATACCCCTCTGTGTTCCctttcaaaaataattaaataaaaagtatgGGAcctggtgtaaaaaaaaaaaaaaaaacagaaacccaataaaactaaaaaaggCGAGGAGTAATAAGACTGAGGAGAGTGTCTTGCTCCAAACATCTGCTTCCTTCATGGTGTGTGGAATGAAGACACTTGGTGGAGTGACAGGAAGAAATGGGACCCGTGGGCTTTTCAGCAGCTCCCTATCCCCGATGAGGAAGGCGCTGCTGTGGGGTTGGTGCTGCTGTTCTGGCCTTTTCCTTTGTGCCTCTGGCCACCCCTTCTCCTTCCACCACCTCCAGACTTTGGCTGTAACGTAGATAGAACGAAACCGCTCAATAAGGCAGTCGCTGCACTGCATCACAatgccaaaaacaacaacaaatgcaaAGACCAGAGTCCAGTCTCCACAATTCAGCCTCactgttgcttttgttttctgtcaacaCAGTTTACCTTGTTCTCTTTGTTGCCCTCCTTTAACTGAGGGTCATCATCTCCCTCTCCCTTTGAGAGCCAGCCACGAAAGCAAAGGAGATGGAGAGAGTGTACAGGAGTGATGTGGGTGAGTTAAAATTTAGGGTGAAATATTACAAAGCAGTGTATAGATTCACAGCCAAGATGTTacatgagaaaaaaagaggaggaggaaacagaAGTTAGAACAGCAACTTCGAGGTAAGTAATCAGAATCTGAAGAAACGCAGGAACTGCACTACTGCGCACACACAGAATTTGTACATACAGCATACAGCTTTAGTACTTTTAATGACTTGTGACTCACCGGTTGTGTCGAGTTGGAGGCTGCCGGTTGAGCTGCTGCTCCCACGTCGTCACCGGCCACCACGGTGCCGTCCTCTTTTCGCGGCGGCGCCTTTTTGGTAGACTGCATTTTGATTTGTGGCGGTTTTGAGTTTGATGGCATGTTATTGGTGGATTGCAGCAGCTGAAAACGATATGAGACAACACGTTAGTTCCAAAGAACTATCTGTGAGCACATAAACCTACAATGATTTCTACATTTTGGACATAATCTTAATATTATTTCCAACTACAGCTTTAGAACCTGGCTCATGATCCTCAGATCGCTGTAGCATTAACTCAACATAAACCTTCAGCTTCCAGAAGGCTTTGCTACCTTAGTGATGGTTCCTACAGCTTTGGTGCGCCCCTCCCTGAACACAAGCCTCTGGTCACAATGCAGGTACTCGGGGGTCTTGATGAAACGGAAGTGGACTGAAGCCTTGTCGCCTGTTCGTAAGCAGTCTCTGTTCATGGACAGGATGGTGGCAGTCTGCCTTATGCTGCCACAGTGGACTGAGTGTTGGGGAATATATACGTAAAGGAGAATGAATTGATGCTTACTGTGGTTGTAAAATGACAATTTCAGTCCCATAACATTTATACATACAAATGTTCAATGTCATTTAGAAACTTTGCTATAAATCTTTGCTGAAATGTCCTGCCTTTGCCTTAAGGTGACtctagaaacacacacagagcgtgTCACTGCTACTCACCCATGGCCTGGTATCTCGGGGATATTGTGGTGGGATGATGCAGCACCAGGATCTCAGCCTCAAACTCCCAAGTTGCCTGTGGGTTTAGCCTCGGGGACACCATTACCATGCCTTTCCTTATGGACGAACGCTTGATCTTTGGAAGGAAGCATATGACAAAACATGTCATCATTTTCACTGCCCTTCTATTATCAAGATGAATAACACTTTTCAAGACCAGCAATAAGGCctaatgagtaaaaaaaaactgctaacATTTAACTGACCTATGCAATGCCAAGCATCTGCACTAGACAGTGgatgattttattatttctctACCTTTTTAAGAGCAAACGAGGCAGTCTGGCCACCTCTGACCTCCTTCACAGGCATTCTCTTACGGTGTATTGATTTGACAGCAATAGAGATGAAGCTCCCTAGAGGATCGGGTCCCAGCAGCATGGTGTCATTCAGGCGTATGAGCCCACGTAAAGTAGTTCCCGATACTACAGTTCCCACACCCTAAGACATAAACAACACATGACctgtttttttgcattaaatttACATGATAAAATACATTAGGGAGAGCAGTTTATCAGTGTTCATAGTACCGGTACAGAGTAGGTATCATCTATTTGAAACTCAGCAGGCTGATCGTCCCGGTAGGATGTCCTGGAGGAAAGCAGGTTGAGAAACATCTTAAGCAGGTCCATGTTCTCACCGGTCACATTGGAGATCTGAAAGATGGGGCACATCCTGGGGGTGCACAACAAACACACGTAGCTTACAGTGAGACATTGTCTTTCTGCTGCTGAATCTCGCAACAACAGACCCAGTACCTCTCCGAACTGAAGTTTGAAGCGGTGACTATGACGTCGTCCTTGTTCTGTACCAGGACAGGAATTTTTCTACAGCCTGGGGACTTCAGTAACCTCTGCAGCAGCTTTAGGGTCTCTGATAGAAGGAAATGAAGAACACACAAGTTATTTAGTTGTTACTGTAATTTTTTTAGCACGTGAAAATGCAGATAAACAGCATATAAGCTAATAGAagatgtattttttgcataataAGGAAATATTGCAAAGCAAATAAAACCCCAGAAGGCTTACCTTGCAAGATGTTGGCTGGGCACATGTCTATCTTGGTTACCACTACAAACACAGGCACGTTCAGAGCTAAAGCCAGGCCCAGGTGCTCTTTGGTCATTCCTACGATACCTGCGTTACTGCCCACCTGGAAAGGAAGGGAAAAGTGAATTTTATTCCTACACttgtatgaaaaagaaaaaaaaagaaaacgattTTTGGGACATCATGGATATTGTACATAGACACGCACACCATcttccctccccctccccctttcTGACCATAAGCATGCAGAAGTCTGGAAGGTGTCCTGTCATCCCAAACACTGTGGTCTTGAGGTATTTCTCATGGCCGGCCAGGTCTATGAAGGTAATGACCTTAGAGGACTTCTCACAGATTTTGGTCCAGTCCAGACTTCCTCCATGACTGTCTGGTTTATTCACCACCTGGGAGGCAAGTACAATAACAGAAATCCTATGTAAACATACAGTCTTTCATCTTCCATCAACATTTTCTGTAGATCCTCCATATTACTATTAACGTTCACCTCACCAAACTCATTTCTTCTCACACTTATTTTAACAGT includes the following:
- the gtpbp1 gene encoding GTP-binding protein 1 isoform X2, which gives rise to MASIAAAHEPGISPGSVPLADALVPASIFAPDRGGCSDDAGDECFEDGDVLNGEPEDRGIDFTSKLALVSPNGEQYDSLLRQLRDRMEEGCGETIYVVGMGSDGGDWGLDEKDMEASVATVHSMCEQLDADLIPLRERNEAAGLVRDYLIRRRVGELDFLEVRVAVVGNVDAGKSTLLGVLTHGELDNGRGFARQKLFRHKHEMESGRTSSVGNDILGFDQEGQVVNKPDSHGGSLDWTKICEKSSKVITFIDLAGHEKYLKTTVFGMTGHLPDFCMLMVGSNAGIVGMTKEHLGLALALNVPVFVVVTKIDMCPANILQETLKLLQRLLKSPGCRKIPVLVQNKDDVIVTASNFSSERMCPIFQISNVTGENMDLLKMFLNLLSSRTSYRDDQPAEFQIDDTYSVPGVGTVVSGTTLRGLIRLNDTMLLGPDPLGSFISIAVKSIHRKRMPVKEVRGGQTASFALKKIKRSSIRKGMVMVSPRLNPQATWEFEAEILVLHHPTTISPRYQAMVHCGSIRQTATILSMNRDCLRTGDKASVHFRFIKTPEYLHCDQRLVFREGRTKAVGTITKLLQSTNNMPSNSKPPQIKMQSTKKAPPRKEDGTVVAGDDVGAAAQPAASNSTQPPKSGGGGRRRGGQRHKGKGQNSSTNPTAAPSSSGIGSC
- the gtpbp1 gene encoding GTP-binding protein 1 isoform X1 translates to MASIAAAHEPGISPGSVPLADALVPASIFAPDRGGCSDDAGDECFEDGDVLNGEPEDRGIDFTSKLALVSPNGEQYDSLLRQLRDRMEEGCGETIYVVGMGSDGGDWGLDEKDMEASVATVHSMCEQLDADLIPLRERNEAAGLVRDYLIRRRVGELDFLEVRVAVVGNVDAGKSTLLGVLTHGELDNGRGFARQKLFRHKHEMESGRTSSVGNDILGFDQEGQVVNKPDSHGGSLDWTKICEKSSKVITFIDLAGHEKYLKTTVFGMTGHLPDFCMLMVGSNAGIVGMTKEHLGLALALNVPVFVVVTKIDMCPANILQETLKLLQRLLKSPGCRKIPVLVQNKDDVIVTASNFSSERMCPIFQISNVTGENMDLLKMFLNLLSSRTSYRDDQPAEFQIDDTYSVPGVGTVVSGTTLRGLIRLNDTMLLGPDPLGSFISIAVKSIHRKRMPVKEVRGGQTASFALKKIKRSSIRKGMVMVSPRLNPQATWEFEAEILVLHHPTTISPRYQAMVHCGSIRQTATILSMNRDCLRTGDKASVHFRFIKTPEYLHCDQRLVFREGRTKAVGTITKLLQSTNNMPSNSKPPQIKMQSTKKAPPRKEDGTVVAGDDVGAAAQPAASNSTQPGEGDDDPQLKEGNKENKPKSGGGGRRRGGQRHKGKGQNSSTNPTAAPSSSGIGSC